In Pedobacter sp. SL55, the following proteins share a genomic window:
- a CDS encoding RNA polymerase sigma factor yields the protein MTDYSKADEINLIKAIHAGEESALKSIYSNYYQKLCIYILNFTTDRNLVEDVVQDTFLKLWNNREILRSNGSLNAYLYKITYNNFIDNYRKTKRLDQELDNIRLASLAELLDEDHEEVFSQRLQKVKEAIAQLPARCKEIFLMNKEKGMRYQQIADELDISVKTVENQIGKALQAIRAHVYLIVLIILTLLSIKV from the coding sequence ATGACAGATTATTCAAAAGCGGATGAAATAAATCTCATAAAGGCAATTCATGCTGGAGAGGAAAGCGCATTGAAATCTATTTACTCTAATTACTACCAAAAGCTCTGTATTTACATCCTTAACTTTACAACAGACCGAAATTTAGTAGAAGATGTTGTACAAGACACTTTTTTAAAGCTGTGGAATAATCGTGAAATTTTAAGATCAAACGGTTCCTTAAACGCCTATTTATATAAGATTACCTATAACAACTTTATTGATAATTACAGAAAAACTAAACGGCTGGACCAAGAATTGGATAATATTAGACTGGCAAGCTTAGCCGAACTACTTGATGAAGATCATGAAGAAGTGTTTAGCCAACGCTTACAAAAAGTTAAAGAAGCGATAGCTCAGCTTCCAGCTCGCTGTAAAGAAATATTTTTAATGAACAAAGAAAAAGGAATGCGTTATCAGCAAATTGCCGATGAACTAGATATTTCTGTTAAAACTGTAGAAAACCAAATTGGTAAGGCTTTGCAGGCAATAAGAGCTCATGTTTACCTAATTGTACTCATTATCCTAACGCTGCTTAGTATCAAAGTTTAA
- the istA gene encoding IS21 family transposase, whose product MFFYEQKPSITMSNTPIKMNKLRQIIRLYCQGTGTKTINGMVGTSRTTIKKYLRIWHELGITHEEFNSRSDNELAVLFNTKTAKTINSPRMQELELLLPEYCKRLKKKGVTRESLHLEYILKHPQGYGRSRFNNAIHTYLQLSRPVMHIDHKAGDKIYIDFAGSKLQLHPASGPERDAEVFVAILGCSQLTYVEAVESQRKEDLIKACENALHYFGGVLGAIVPDNLRSAVTRGSKYEAVLNDEFAAFAEHYAVTVVPARVYKPRDKSLVEGAVKLIYRSIYQRLEGRKFSDLESLNAAIRSALEIHNNKPFSGRSYSRREQFEEVEREALGPLNPIRYEVHKQVMVTVMKNGYVRLGEDIHYYSVPYTYIGKKVKVLYTSTMVQIYYHYTQVAAHKRTRAKYHYTTGKEHLASQHRFLTEWTPEKFMQEAEQIHEDVARYISQVLERKAYPEQAYKSCSGILSFTRRVGPERLANACRWADNLGQYNYPIIEEILRKRLDQLTPEDEPASIPAHNNIRGKEYYQ is encoded by the coding sequence ATGTTTTTCTACGAACAAAAACCCTCGATTACGATGTCCAACACACCGATCAAAATGAATAAACTACGACAGATTATCCGTCTTTACTGCCAGGGAACCGGCACAAAGACCATCAACGGTATGGTAGGCACTTCACGTACCACCATCAAAAAGTATTTGCGCATATGGCATGAACTGGGTATCACCCACGAAGAATTCAATTCCAGGAGCGATAATGAACTTGCTGTTCTTTTTAATACAAAAACTGCCAAAACGATCAATAGTCCCCGTATGCAGGAATTGGAACTTCTATTGCCAGAGTACTGTAAAAGGCTAAAAAAGAAAGGTGTAACCCGTGAGTCTCTTCATCTGGAATACATCCTTAAACACCCCCAGGGCTACGGACGGTCCCGTTTCAACAATGCTATCCATACCTATCTCCAGCTTTCCAGGCCAGTCATGCACATTGACCATAAAGCCGGCGATAAGATCTATATCGACTTTGCAGGAAGCAAACTGCAACTTCATCCAGCCTCAGGTCCGGAGCGTGATGCGGAGGTATTTGTAGCGATCTTGGGCTGCAGCCAGCTTACGTATGTGGAGGCGGTAGAAAGCCAGCGCAAAGAAGACCTGATCAAGGCCTGTGAGAACGCGTTGCACTATTTTGGGGGTGTGCTGGGGGCCATTGTCCCCGACAATCTGCGTTCTGCGGTAACCAGGGGGAGTAAGTACGAAGCCGTGCTCAATGATGAGTTTGCGGCATTTGCCGAGCATTATGCCGTTACCGTGGTTCCTGCCAGGGTCTATAAGCCCCGTGACAAGTCTTTAGTGGAAGGGGCCGTTAAACTGATCTACAGAAGCATCTACCAACGTCTGGAAGGCCGCAAGTTCAGTGACCTGGAATCACTTAACGCCGCCATAAGGTCCGCACTGGAGATCCACAACAACAAACCTTTTTCAGGGCGGAGCTATTCACGCAGGGAACAGTTCGAAGAGGTTGAACGCGAAGCGTTGGGACCGCTCAACCCGATCCGTTACGAAGTGCACAAACAGGTCATGGTAACGGTGATGAAGAACGGTTATGTGCGTTTAGGCGAAGATATCCACTATTATAGCGTGCCCTACACCTATATCGGCAAGAAAGTAAAAGTGCTTTATACCTCTACCATGGTCCAGATCTATTACCACTACACGCAGGTTGCTGCCCATAAACGCACCCGGGCCAAATATCATTACACCACCGGTAAAGAGCACCTGGCCTCACAGCACCGCTTTTTGACCGAATGGACACCTGAAAAGTTTATGCAGGAAGCCGAGCAGATCCATGAGGATGTGGCCAGATACATCTCTCAGGTCCTGGAACGTAAAGCCTATCCCGAGCAGGCCTACAAATCATGTTCCGGTATACTGAGCTTCACCAGGCGTGTCGGCCCGGAGCGTCTGGCCAATGCCTGCCGCTGGGCCGATAATCTTGGCCAGTACAACTATCCGATCATTGAGGAGATCCTGAGAAAACGGCTGGACCAGCTTACCCCTGAGGATGAGCCGGCCAGCATTCCGGCCCATAACAACATCAGGGGCAAAGAATATTATCAGTAA
- a CDS encoding Fic family protein produces the protein MDKNIPLHLQEIIFASSEPETSRAISALVREGKLKLLVPKVYTSNLHEDETTILKRHLLKILGHLYKGAILSHRSAFEYQPTSSGDIFITHGYDKKVKMHEVTLNFLRGPGPLEGDLTFMGDLHVSQKARAFLECLQPSRRPGATSKTLTLPEIELKLDQIIRVNGEEGINALRDKAKDIAPQLGMEKEYERLDKMIGALLSTKPSNILTSPIAQARAFGSPYDPARIDLFQHLFVTLQQNEYPLRPDPNKTVEAYRNFAFFEAYFSNFIEGTKFKVEEAIKIIETGKPLPTRFEDGHDVLGTYQIVSNRQEMQIAPATSSELIEIMKYRHKILMSARPEKTPGEFKDVNNRAGATDFVDFNLVKGTLEKGFDYYNALQHPFTKAAFMMFMISEVHPFLDGNGRIARVMMNAEMTAAGQSKIIVPSVYREDYLGGLRALTRRNEPEKYIRMLLRAWKFSETIAGANMDQMQVILDQSNAFEEGEDYILKIVGE, from the coding sequence ATGGACAAGAACATCCCTCTTCATCTACAGGAAATTATTTTCGCATCAAGTGAGCCTGAGACCAGTAGAGCTATATCCGCACTGGTAAGGGAAGGTAAGCTAAAATTACTGGTTCCCAAAGTCTACACCTCCAACCTACATGAGGATGAGACTACTATTCTTAAAAGGCATCTGCTAAAGATACTCGGACATCTTTACAAAGGAGCTATACTCAGCCATCGGTCAGCGTTTGAATATCAGCCTACTTCATCGGGTGATATTTTCATTACGCATGGTTATGATAAGAAGGTTAAAATGCATGAGGTTACACTGAATTTTCTTAGGGGACCAGGCCCCTTAGAGGGTGATCTTACCTTTATGGGAGATTTGCATGTTTCTCAAAAAGCTAGGGCCTTTCTGGAATGCCTACAACCATCGAGAAGACCGGGAGCTACCTCGAAAACACTGACTTTACCTGAAATTGAATTGAAACTTGATCAGATTATACGGGTAAATGGCGAAGAAGGTATCAATGCGCTTCGTGATAAGGCGAAAGACATTGCCCCCCAGCTGGGTATGGAAAAAGAATATGAACGATTGGACAAAATGATCGGTGCGCTATTGAGTACCAAGCCATCCAACATCCTAACTTCACCTATTGCGCAGGCCAGGGCATTTGGTTCGCCTTACGATCCTGCACGTATAGACCTTTTCCAACATCTTTTTGTAACGTTACAGCAGAATGAATATCCATTGCGTCCAGATCCCAATAAAACTGTTGAAGCCTACCGCAATTTCGCTTTCTTCGAAGCTTACTTCTCCAATTTCATCGAAGGAACCAAGTTCAAAGTAGAGGAAGCGATCAAGATTATAGAAACCGGAAAGCCTTTACCTACAAGGTTCGAAGACGGGCACGATGTCTTGGGTACGTACCAAATCGTAAGCAACCGACAGGAAATGCAGATTGCACCAGCGACATCTTCAGAGCTGATCGAAATTATGAAATATCGGCACAAGATCCTGATGAGTGCCAGACCGGAGAAAACCCCTGGCGAGTTTAAGGATGTCAATAACAGAGCAGGCGCAACCGATTTTGTCGATTTCAATCTGGTAAAGGGAACATTGGAAAAAGGGTTTGATTACTATAACGCCCTTCAGCATCCATTTACCAAGGCCGCGTTCATGATGTTCATGATCAGCGAGGTCCACCCCTTCCTAGATGGCAACGGTAGAATTGCCCGGGTTATGATGAATGCAGAAATGACCGCCGCAGGACAGAGTAAGATTATTGTTCCAAGCGTTTATCGCGAAGATTACCTGGGCGGACTACGAGCGCTCACCCGCAGGAACGAGCCAGAAAAATACATCAGGATGCTATTAAGGGCATGGAAGTTCAGCGAGACTATTGCTGGCGCCAATATGGATCAGATGCAAGTGATCCTGGATCAGAGCAATGCATTCGAAGAGGGGGAAGACTACATACTAAAGATCGTAGGAGAATAA
- a CDS encoding FecR family protein, which produces MKEPIEELIAKFLKNELSQSEASLLKSWMELPENKQFLQHEIQLYHLINAYCETFDAEKAYQQHLSVIAGGKATMVRSLWPRYVAAAAILTVLTFGFYFGRNLLKDKANANLAATEHIIKPGTDKAILTLANGEKIVLDASKNLINLDAHHQISSDSSGLISYENMEPNASQASYNTIEIPKGGTYRLILSDGTKVWLNAASKLKYPVVYQGKERVVELEGEAYFEVTKDPARKFKVKSKGQELEVLGTKFNVNTYSDEAFVKTTLLEGAVKVSNSKQSVVLSPNQVSINVNSGLHVQTLADAEEAIAWKNGYFQFDDEPIESVMRKIARWYDIEVEFVGKSEGKKFNGIITRNKTLKNALKIMEATENVKFKIEGRKLIVKT; this is translated from the coding sequence ATGAAAGAACCTATAGAAGAGTTAATAGCAAAATTCTTAAAGAATGAACTGAGCCAAAGTGAAGCAAGTTTGCTTAAAAGTTGGATGGAATTACCAGAAAACAAACAGTTTCTGCAACATGAAATTCAGCTGTATCATTTGATTAATGCTTATTGCGAAACTTTCGATGCAGAAAAAGCCTATCAGCAACACCTTTCTGTTATAGCAGGCGGCAAAGCAACAATGGTTCGTAGCTTATGGCCAAGGTATGTAGCTGCGGCCGCTATACTTACTGTGCTAACGTTTGGTTTCTATTTCGGCAGAAATTTGCTAAAAGATAAAGCCAATGCAAACCTAGCTGCTACAGAGCATATAATTAAGCCAGGAACAGATAAAGCAATTTTAACGTTAGCTAATGGCGAAAAGATAGTATTAGATGCCTCTAAAAATTTAATCAATTTAGATGCCCATCATCAAATTTCTAGTGATAGTAGCGGGTTAATTAGCTACGAAAACATGGAACCTAATGCCTCTCAAGCATCTTATAATACCATTGAAATCCCCAAAGGTGGTACTTATCGGTTAATTCTATCAGATGGAACAAAAGTATGGCTTAATGCGGCCTCTAAATTAAAGTATCCGGTGGTGTACCAAGGTAAAGAAAGGGTAGTTGAGCTAGAAGGCGAAGCTTATTTTGAAGTAACCAAAGATCCCGCTAGAAAATTTAAAGTTAAAAGTAAGGGGCAGGAATTGGAAGTGCTTGGTACTAAGTTTAATGTAAACACTTACAGCGACGAAGCTTTTGTAAAGACAACTTTGTTAGAGGGGGCTGTAAAAGTTTCTAACTCAAAGCAGTCGGTAGTGCTTAGCCCGAACCAAGTAAGTATTAATGTCAATTCTGGTTTACATGTACAAACATTGGCCGATGCCGAAGAAGCCATTGCTTGGAAAAATGGCTATTTCCAGTTTGACGACGAGCCAATTGAAAGTGTAATGAGAAAAATTGCTAGGTGGTACGATATCGAAGTTGAATTTGTAGGAAAATCGGAAGGTAAAAAGTTCAACGGAATAATTACAAGAAATAAAACCCTAAAAAATGCGCTCAAAATTATGGAAGCTACAGAAAACGTAAAGTTTAAAATAGAAGGGAGGAAACTTATTGTAAAAACCTGA